A region of Ornithorhynchus anatinus isolate Pmale09 chromosome 5, mOrnAna1.pri.v4, whole genome shotgun sequence DNA encodes the following proteins:
- the PLEKHG2 gene encoding pleckstrin homology domain-containing family G member 2 has translation MPEGAQARHLRRYSPAPAAPARPPPLAMASRGSGSSTSLSTLGSGSEGERPPSLGSSASSASLADGLGPPAAGPPGPHISLDLMPVGALGDPGAGGGKPSHLERVALEIVETERAYVRDLRSIVEDYLGCLVNSEHLELQPEQLDILFCNIEQIYEFNRELLEELESSSSAQGIAECFVQRSEQFDIYTLYCMNYPNSLALLRELSSSEPLSRLLRERQAWLCHSLPLQSYLLKPVQRILKYHLLLQELGKHWDERHGGYEVVEEAIITMTAVAWYINDMKRKQEHAARLEEVQQRLGGWEGPELSAFGELVLEGTFRGPRLRRERLLFLFSRMLLVAKRRGDTYAYKGHIFCCNLSLSENPKDPLSFKVSDLTIPKHQHLLQAKNQEEKRLWIHYLKRLIVENHPASIPQKAKQVLLENSFHCAPESRLSPEFLSPSFSSPRLPESHSFTPGRRAAESSASLYSPERTRKLTPVNSGLLSRRGRRQSEPAKESQTMFQDSDSRLKHAGSEGELYPTSESIHSAPEPGTCPPEDTLEEPGVSPLPSNLSITEEILELLSQRGLREPGGPGEPAACEAPPDLGEAPRIRSRDGTPVPEEEAAPERRPPSSSDSSEEEEEPPPPAEREPSPLHVLEGLGRDGPPDIPEDSREREIRAKSPNIPPLTPGCSPEGREDRAGESPVRSGEERGCPDDPRTPEPEGEMPEPAVGSPGRGPGTEAEGGAASASKAWSGPARPPSPELEFRSCAEIRRAWRAMEQAGGTGWESRGVSRLTCSEPLVILEESDLRGPGGGEAVARFCPSLTELAMYREEGGCGGLQHSEKILTRVQALARMYSEKVQRMQWGARAAAPSPAAAAAHPVRRIRGLSRTQPQAPPCSEQLQSGPPVAFGYALVREATLPFACIQETVPLFPAARESAVWLGTQSPGSPSLPRSHPVEIDGTLDHPGLPPSPASQSTAEAPSPTPSPPLSPLPTRSSLGKKTELPEASQSSSSSLQASSPCSSSQQASFPSSQQASPPSSQQTSLPSSQQA, from the exons ATGCCTGAGGGTGCCCAGGCCCGCCACCTTCGGAGATacagcccggccccggccg CGCCTGCTCGGCCCCCACCACTGGCCATGGCTTCCCGCGGCTCCGGCAGCAGCACGTCCCTGAGCACCCTGGGCTCCGGCTCCGAGGGGGAGCGCCCGCCCAGCCTgggctcctccgcctcctccgcctccctggCCGACGGCCTCGGGCCCCCGgcggccggccccccggggccacACATCAGCCTTGACCTGATGCCGGTTGGGGCGCTGGGGGATCCCGGTGCCGGTGGGGGGAAGCCCTCGCACCTGGAGCGTGTAGCCCTGGAGATCGTCGAGACAGAGAGGGCCTACGTGCGGGACCTGCGGAGCATCGTGGAG GATTACCTGGGCTGCCTGGTGAACAGTGAACACCTGGAGCTGCAGCCAGAGCAGCTAGACATCCTGTTCTGCAACATTGAACAGATCTACGAGTTCAACAG AGAACtgctggaggagctggagagcAGCAGCAGCGCCCAGGGCATCGCCGAATGCTTCGTCCAGAGG AGTGAACAGTTTGACATCTACACCCTGTACTGCATGAACTACCCCAA CTCCCTGGCCCTGCTGCGGGAACTGTCCAGCTCCGAGCCGCTGTCCCGTCTCCTCCGCGAGCGCCAGGCCTGGTTGTGCCACTCGCTGCCCCTGCAGAGCTACCTGCTCAAGCCCGTGCAACGCATCCTCAAGTACCACCTCTTATTGCAG GAGCTGGGCAAGCACTGGGATGAGCGGCACGGGGGCTacgaggtggtggaggaggccaTCATCACCATGACGGCCGTGGCCTGGTACATCAACGACATGAAGCGCAAACAGGAGCACGCTGCCCGGCTAGAG GAGGTTCAGCAGcgcctggggggctgggagggcccGGAGCTGAGCGCCTTCGGGGAGCTGGTCCTGGAGGGGACCTTCCGGGGTCCGCGGCTCCGCAGGGAgcgcctgctcttcctcttctcccggaTGTTGCTGGTGGCCAAGAGGCGTGGAGACACCTATGCCTACAAGGGTCACATCTTT TGCTGTAACTTGTCTCTGAGCGAGAACCCCAAGGATCCCCTGAGCTTCAAGGTGTCGGACCTCACCATCCCCAAACACCAGCACCTTCTGCAG GCCAAGAACCAGGAGGAAAAGAggctctggatccactacctgaAGCGGCTCATTGTGGAGAACCACCCGGCTTCTATCCCCCAGAAG GCTAAACAGGTCCTGTTGGAGAATAGTTTCCATT gcgCCCCTGAGAGCCGTCTGAGCCCCGAATTCCTCAGTCCCTCGTTCAGCTCCCCACGGCTCCCCGAGTCTCACAGCTTCACCCCTGGACGGAGGGCGGCAG AGTCTTCAGCCTCGCTCTACAGCCCTGAAAGGACCCGCAAACTCACCCCTGTCAACAGCGGCCTCCTCTCCCGCCGTGGACGCCGCCAGTCTG AGCCGGCCAAGGAGTCTCAGACaatgttccaggacagcg ACTCCAGGCTCAAG CACGCGGGCAGCGAGGGAGAGCTGTACCCTACCTCCGAGTCGATCCACTCGGCGCCGGAGCCCGGGACCTGCCCTCCCGAAGACACCCTGGAGGAGCCAGGCgtctcacccctcccctccaacctctccatcACTGAGGAGATCCTGGAGCTTCTGAGTCAGCGGGGCCTGCGAGAGCCGGGGGGCCCAGGCGAG CCAGCTGCCTGTGAAGCCCCGCCAGACCTCGGGGAGGCCCCCAGGATCCGATCAAGAGACGGAACCCCGGtcccggaggaggaggctgcCCCGGAGCGCCGGCCTCCCTCCAGCAGCGACTCttcggaagaagaggaggagccgcCACCACCGGCCGAGCGGGAGCCATCCCCGCTCCACGTCCTGGAGGGGCTCGGCCGGGACGGCCCTCCCGACATTCCCGAAGACTCCCGGGAGCGGGAGATCCGTGCCAAGTCGCCCAAcatcccacctctgactcccggctgttccccagaggggagggaggacagggctggggagagcccagtcaggagcggggaggagcggggTTGCCCGGACGATCCCAGAACGCCAGAGCCGGAGGGCGAGATGCCGGAGCCGGCAGTGGGGTCCCCCGGACGGGGGCCtgggacagaggcagagggaggcgcTGCATCCGCCTCCAAAGCCTGGTCCGGCCCTGCTCGCCCGCCGAGCCCGGAACTGGAATTCCGCTCCTGCGCGGAGATCCGGAGGGCCTGGCGGGCGatggagcaggcaggtggcacggGGTGGGAGTCACGGGGGGTGTCCCGGCTGACCTGCTCCGAGCCCCTGGTGATCCTGGAGGAGTCGGACCTGCGGGGGCCAGGAGGGGGTGAGGCTGTGGCCCGGTTCTGCCCGAGCCTGACCGAGTTGGCGATGTACCGGGAGGAGGGCGGCTGCGGGGGCCTCCAGCACTCGGAGAAGATTCTCACGCGGGTGCAGGCCCTGGCCCGCAtgtacagcgagaaggttcagCGGATGCAGtggggggcccgggccgccgcccccagccccgccgccgctgccgcccatCCCGTTAGGAGGATCCGAGGCCTCTCCCGcacccagccccaggccccgccctGCTCTGAGCAGCTGCAGTCCG gcccccccGTGGCCTTTGGCTACGCCTTGGTGCGGGAAGCGACTCTGCCCTTCGCCTGCATCCAGGAGACtgtccccctcttccctgccgCCCGGGAGAGCGCCGTCTGGCTGGGCACACAGTCTCCTGGGTCCCCATCGCTGCCGAGATCCCACCCAGTAGAAATCGATGGGACTCTGGACCACCCTGGACTCCCACCCAGCCCGGCCTCCCAGAGCACAGCTGAAGCCCCATCTCCAACCCCCAGCCCgcctctcagccccctccccacccggagCTCCCTGGGGAAGAAAACGGAACTTCCCGAGGCATCTcagtcgtcgtcctcctccctccaggcctcTTCTCCCTGCAGTTCCTCGCAAcaggcctcctttccctcctcccagcaagcctcccctccctcctcccagcagacctcccttccctcctcccagcaggcc